The Staphylococcus haemolyticus region CGTATGTTGACATTATTTAGAGGTGGTCCAGTCGTTTGGTTATCTAATGAGGATGCTGATGAGCATGGCATCAATGACAACGATTGGTTAGAAGTTTATAACAGAAATGGTGTTGTAACTGCAAGAGCAGTCACATCACACCGTATGCCAAGAGGAACAATGTTTATGTATCATGCACAAGATAAACACATTGAAACACCAGGATCAGAAATTACAGATACTCGTGGCGGTTCACACAATGCACCAACAAGAATTCATTTGAAACCTACACAACTTGTAGGTGGTTACGCACAAATTAGTTATCACTTTAACTATTATGGACCAATAGGAAATCAACGTGACGTATATGTAGCAGTGAGAAAGATGAAGGAGGTAAATTGGCTTGAAGATTAAAGCGCAAATTGCAATGGTGTTAAATTTAGATAAATGCATAGGTTGCCACACTTGCAGCGTAACATGTAAGAACACTTGGACTAACCGTCCAGGTGCAGAATACATGTGGTTCAACAACGTAGAAACTAAACCAGGTGTAGGATATCCGAAACGATGGGAAGACCAAGAACATTATAAAGGTGGATGGGTCTTAAATAAAAAAGGAAAATTAGAACTTAAATCTGGTAGTCGTTGGACAAAAATGGCGTTAGGTAAAATCTTTTACAACCCAGATATGCCTCTTATTAAAGATTATTATGAACCATGGACATACAATTACGAACATTTAACTACTGCTAAAGAAGGTAAGCATTCTCCTGTTGCTAAAGCGCACTCACTTATCTCAGGTGAGAAACTTAATCTTGAGTGGGGGCCTAACTGGGAAGATGACTTAGCCGGTGCACATATTACTGGTCCAGAAGATCCTAATATTCAAAAAATTGAAGAAGACATTAAATTCCAATTTGATGAAACATTTATGATGTATTTACCTCGTCTTTGTGAGCATTGTTTAAACCCTAGTTGTGTAGCTTCATGTCCATCTGGTGCAATGTATAAACGTGATGAAGATGGTATTGTTTTAGTTGACCAAGATGCATGTCGTGGGTGGCGCTACTGTATGACTGGTTGCCCTTATAAAAAAGTTTACTTCAACTGGAAAACAAACAAAGCTGAGAAATGTACATTCTGTTTCCCAAGAATTGAAGCTGGATTACCAACAGTTTGTTCTGAAACATGTACAGGTAGAATGAGATATTTAGGTGTATTATTATATGATGCCGATAGAGTTCATGAAGCAGCTTCAGCTGAAAATGAAAAAGATTTATATGAAAAGCAATTAGATATTTTCTTAAATCCATTTGATGAAGAAGTGATTGAACAAGCTGAAAAAGATGGCATTAGCTATGAATGGATTGAAGCAGCTCAAAATTCACCAGTGTATAAACTGGCAATTGAATATAAATTAGCATTTCCTTTACATCCAGAATTTAGAACAATGCCTATGGTTTGGTATTGCCCACCATTAAGTCCTATCATGAGTTATTTTGAAGGTAAAAATGCAGGACAAAACCCAGATATGATTTTCCCAGCTATTGAAGAAATGCGTTTACCAATAGAATACTTAGCTAATTTATTTACTGCCGGAGATGTCCAACCTGTTAAGGAATCTTTACAAAAAATGGCTATGATGAGAAGTTACATGCGCTCACAAGTTACAGGTAAAGAGTTTGATACTTCTAAATTAGAAAGACTTGGATTATCAGAAATTCAAACTAAAGATATGTATCGTTTATTAGGTTTAGCAAAATATGAAGATCGCTTTGTTGTACCAACATCTCATAAAGAAACATATTTAGATACGTACCATGCGCAAGGTAGCCAAGGGTATGGTGGCGAATACTTCGGAGACAATTGTGAAGGCTGTGGTGTTCCAGTAGGTTCAGGAAAAACAGGACAAGAAATTTATAATGAGAATTTCTATGGAGGGATTTTCCGTGATTAATTTACAACAATTTCATTATTATCAAGAAAGTTTTGGTTATATAGCTCAGCAACTTAATTTCCCAGAGAAATTAACGTTTCATCCAAAAACATTTGAAGAAACGATTGAACCCTCTCATCCTGGTTATGATGATTTAGTAAAATACAGAGAGATTATGCATCAATTCACATTATCAGAAATTAAAGCAATATATACAGATACCTTTGATTTTAATAAGAAATCACCGCTTTATATGACTTACAACAAATTTGATACTCAAAAAGAAAGAGGCCAAATGTTGGCTAAACTTAAAGTGTTATATGAAATGTTTGGGTTGAAAATGGTAGATAACGAGTTATCAGATTATCTACCATTGATGCTCCAATTCTTACACGTAGCATCATGGCAAAATGATCCACGAGCAGAAGGCAATATTGAACTAGTTATTATGATTATTGAAGACGGTACGTATGAAATGGCAAATCATTTAGCTCAAGATAACAATCCTTATGCTTATGTGATCCGTGCTTTAAGAAATACATTAAAAGCTTGTCTAGAAATTCCAAATGAGGTGACATCTCATGCTTAATCAATTTTTATGGATTATATTTCCATATTTATGTGTAGCCATTTTCATTGTTGGACACATCGCTCGTTATAAATACGATCAATTCTCATGGACTGCTAAATCGAGTGAATTTTTAGAGAAAAAACAATTAAAATGGGGTAGCTTATTATTCCATTTGGGCATCATACCGGTGTTTTTTGGTCACGTCGTAGGTCTCGCTATACCAGCTAAATGGATTGATGGATTAGGTGTAAGCGAGGAAATGTATCATTTTGGTGCTGTATACATCGGTAGTATCTTTGGTATAATGACGTTTATTGGTATGTTACTATTAACAGCACGACGAATTACTATTAAAAATGTTAGAAAGCTAAGTTCAGCTTCTGATATATTTGTAAATTTCTTATTAATATTAATTATTTTCATGGGATGTTATTCAACATTAGTTACGAATGCGATGGTAAGTGATTTTGATTATCGTCAAACGATATCTATATGGTTTAGACACTTATTTACATTTTCACCAGACGCGAGTCTGATGACGAGTGTACCTTTATCTTTTAAAATTCACATCTTACTTGGATTTACAATTTTAGCTTGTTGGCCATTCACTCGCTTAGTGCATGTTTGGAGTGTACCGCTTTCGTATACTAATCGTAGATATATTGTTTATCGTAAACATAAAACACGTTCATGAGTATGAGAGGAGATTCAAATGTGATTACGAATCCAGTATTTGAAAAACAGGATTTCCAACAACAATTGAATAATCTAAGGGTCAGTGAAGGCTATGATTTTGCAGGTGTTGCACTTTATGAGCATCATATGACTTCAGCACCGATTAAATGGCATTATGTCTCAGGTAACCTGAATGATCGCTATAAAATGATTATCTTGCGTAAAGGGCGAGGTCTAGCCGGTATGGTTATGAAGACTGGAAAACGCATGATCATTGCCGACGTAGTGGCAAGCTTATCACCAGAAGATAAGATTAAATATCCAATCTTAATTGCCGAAAATCTAACTGCAATGGTAGCTATCCCATTGTGTTACAATAATCAGGTGTATGGTGTATTACTCTTAGGTCAAAGAGATGGCAAGTCTCTTCCTGATTATGAAACTTTGGATATTAGTGGCAAGCTTTGGACATTTTCAGAAGAAATGTAGGTGTTTAAAATGTTGGATGTTGATAATCTTGATTTAGAGAACTTACTAAAAAAATATTACGAAAAGACGAATGAAAAAATCGTATTTGTAAATAAAGATGGTAAGGTTATCGCGATGAATGATGCTGCAGAAGAGATTATTTCAAAGGATAATAATTATAGTGCAATGACCAATGCGATATGTAATCGTTGTGAAGGTTACTCTAACGAATTTGCATTACAAAGTTGCATTAACTGTTATCTTGATACGACAAAGCCTAATGATATGAATTTCCAAGTATTCATGAAAACGGTAGATAATAAAATTCAACCATTTACTGCTTCGTATCAATGTATTGATGATGAGGCACAAATCTACGCTTTTACATTACAAGATATATCTCCACAAATAGAGCGACAAGAAAAGATGTATCAACGTCAGATGTTACGTAAAACGATTGCTGCACAAGAAAATGAAAGAAAACGTATATCTAGAGAATTACATGATAGTGTTGTTCAAGAGATGCTAAATGTAGATGTTGAATTGAGATTATTAAAATATCAACAAGATATGGCTCAACTCATTGAAAAATCCGAACATATTGAATTGCTAATGTCTAATTTAATTAATGATATTCGTGATTTATCAGTAGAATTGAGGCCTTCATCACTTGATGATTTAGGATTAGAAGCGGCTTTTAAATCTTATTTCAAACAATTAGAGTATAATTATGGATTAAATGTTGTTTATCAATCAAATATTCAAACAATACGTTTCGATAGTGAAATTGAAACCGTTGTTTATCGCGTTGTTCAAGAAGCGATATTTAATGCATTAAAATATGCAGGTGTTTATGAAGTGGAAGTAACGATTCAACAAACTGAAGAAGGTCTTATCGCTGAGATTATTGACAGGGGTAAAGGCTTTGATCCCAACTTAAAACCTCAGGGTACTGGATTAGGGCTATATGGAATGAATGAGAGAGCAGAACTTGTTAAAGGTACAGTGAATATAGAAACACATATTGGTAAAGGTACAATTATTACGTTAGAAGTACCAGTTTAAAATATGTTAGGGGAATATAAAGTGAAGATTGTTATTGCAGATGATCATGCAGTTGTTAGAACAGGATTTTCGATGATTTTAAACTTTCAAGAGGATATGGAAGTAGTTGCAACCGCTGCTGATGGGGGAGAAGCATATCAAAAGGTGATGGAGCATAAGCCAGATGTATTAATTATGGACTTAAGTATGCCACCTGGTGAATCAGGATTAATTGCAACAAGTAAAATATCAGAAAGTTTTCCTGAAACTAAAATATTAATATTAACAATGTATGATGATGAAGAATATTTGTTCCACGTTCTTCGTAATGGTGCTAAAGGCTATATATTAAAGAATGCACCTGATGAACAATTATTACTAGCCGTGCGAACAGTTTATAAGGGCGAAACATATGTAGATATGAAATTAACAACGTCATTAGTGAATGAATTTGTAAATCATAAACATTCAGATGATGTATCTACTAACGATCCATTTAAAATATTATCTAAGCGCGAACTAGAAATATTACCTTTAATTGCAAAAGGGTATGGTAATAAAGATATTGCTGAAAAATTATTCGTGTCGGTCAAAACGGTCGAAGCGCATAAAACACATATAATGACTAAACTCGATTTAAAATCTAAACCTGAGTTAGTAGAATATGCATTGAAAAAGAAATTATTAGATTTTTAAATGATGAAAATGAAACTGAGACAGATTAGTAATGTCTCAGTTTTTTGCGTACATATATAGAAAAAATATAGGGGGATTCCCAGTCAGTATAAGGGAATATCCTTATGTTCATTTTTTCACAATTCTACTAAAATTTAATTGTAATCAGTAATGTGATTGAATTATAAATTTTTGACCTCTTTTATATAACAATTACTGATAAAGAAAATTAAATGATGAAGGTGAAAAAATGTATAAGACAAAAGGTGGCTTTCAACTTACCTTACAAACGTTAAGTCTTGTAGTGGGTTTCATGGCATGGAGTATTATATCTCCGTTAATGCCATATATCTCTCAAGATGTTAAAGTTAATCCTGGACAGTTATCTATTATATTGGCAATTCCAGTAATATTAGGTTCAATTTTACGTGTGCCATTCGGTTATTTAACTAATATTATTGGTGCGAAATGGGTATTCTTTTGTAGTTTTGTTATATTATTATTTCCTATCTTCTTTTTAGGGCAAGCACAAACACCAGGAATGTTAATGTTATCTGGATTCTTTTTAGGTGTTGGAGGTGCGATATTCTCTGTAGGTGTGACATCTGTACCTAAATATTTTTCAAAAGATAAAGTAGGGCTTGCTAATGGAATTTATGGTATGGGTAACATCGGTACGGCAGTATCTTCATTTTTAGCACCACCTATTGCAGGTATTATAGGTTGGCAAACGACGGTAAGAAGTTATTTAATTATCATTGCTATTTTCGCAATTTTAATGTTCATTTTTGGTGATAAAAATGAACCAAAAGTGAAAGTACCTTTAGCATCTCAGTTTAAAAAATTATCATCAAATTATAAGTTATATTACTTAAGTCTTTGGTATTTTATTACGTTTGGTGCTTTTGTAGCATTTGGATTATTCTTACCTAACTACTTAGTAAATAACTTTGGCATTGATAAAGTTGATGCAGGTATTCGGTCAGGTGTATTCATTGCTTTAGCAACTTTCTTAAGACCAATTGGCGGTATACTTGGAGATAAATTTAATGCTGTGAAAGTACTAATGATCGATTTTATTATTATGATTGTAGGTGCTGTTATTTTAGGAATTTCAAGTCATATTGCTTTATTTACTATCGGTTGTTTAACTATCAGTATCTGTGCTGGTTTAGGTAATGGTTTAATATTTAAACTTGTACCTTCTTACTTCGCAAAAGAATCTGGTGCAGCTAATGGTATTGTTTCTATGATGGGTGGTTTAGGAGGATTCTTCCCACCTTTAGTTATTACTTATGTAACAGGTCTAACTGGTTCAAGTCATTTAGCATTTATTCTTTTAGCAATATTTGGTGTCTTAGCATTTATTACCATGGGACACTTATATAAAAAAGAATATGCAAAATAAATTTATACATTAAAAAGAGCAATACAAAGCTAAACATAGTTTTGTATTGCTCTTTAACATTTTATTCTGTATATCTATTTATTCTACTGTAATTGTTGTTGATTGATCTTGTGCACTAACTTCTTTAGGTAAAATAACAACTAAAATCCCGTCTTCGTAGCTTGCTTTAATTTGTGACTTATCAATATCATTAAATTCAAAATGTCTAACTAATTCACCACTTGCACGTTCACTTAATTGAACGCTACCTGTTTGTTCAGATACATGCTTTTGAACTTTAATTGTTAATGCCGCATGTTCAAATTTAAGTTCAATTTCAGACTTATTGACACCAGGTAGTTCAGCTTCTAATACGTATTGATTTGTTTGATTATAAATATTTGTCGGGAAACTTTTTGATGAAAATTGATTAAAAACTTGTTCACCTAAATCACGAAATACGTCTTTTGGATTATTCTTGAAAATGGATTGTTCAAAAAACTCTCTATTATTCATACTAATGTCTCTCCTTTATTTAAGCGTGCATACCATAGTTGTAAAATGATACTTTTCAAGTACATTATAGTAATAGAGAGGGTTAACGTAAAGCGAAAGGAATTATAAAAGAATAAGGCAAAGATTAAGTGCGGAATAGTAAATCCATGGCAAAAGTCTCAATATGTATAAAGCCTAGTAATTGTGAAATAAAGTGTTTCGCTTTTGCCAGGATTAAATATTAGTGAGTAGTATAATCGAAGTTATTTGAAATAACATGTTTTAAGCTATTAACAAGATTATCTTTTTCATCTTGTGAAATATCAAAGTCCTCAAAAACTTGGTCAGAGATAGCTTTCAACGTAGGTTTAATATTAATACCGCTTTCAGTCAGTGTAATTTGAAGATTTCTTTCATCTTCTTTTTCACGCATACGTTGTACGTAGCCTTTTTTCTCTAATTTCTTTAAGAGAGGTGTTAGTGTTCCAGAATCTAAAAATACGCGACGACCAAGTGATTTAATATTTATCTTTTCTTCATTTTCGATGGCCATGATGACCATAAAGCTTGTATATGTTAAATCATGCTTTTTTAAATAGTAAGTATATTTTTTTATAACTTCTTTAGAAGTAACATATAATAAAAAACATAATTGATTACTTAAATAACTATCTTTAATATACATACATTTCCCCCCTTAACTTATTTAAAGATATTATGAACTAAAAGTAATGTCAAGACTGTTGCCATAGTATTTCATGGACTTTTATAGCCTTTTGAACTATATTTGAAAGTACGTCTACACGTTTGCTGTAAGTGTCGATTTATTTTGAATTAGAGATAAATTGTTAGGACATTTTGTTACAGAAATACTGAAATACTTTAAAATTTTCTATCTATCATTCATAATAATTTAGATAGTAACTAGAGATGGTGAGACTAGGTTGTGTACAAAGGAGTTTCAAAATGAGTAAAAAACAAAAATGGATTAGAATTTGTATTATTTTGGCGATTTCATTAGTAGTGGCAATTGCTTTCTTTTTCGCAATGAAAACGTATCAAGGTCATAGAAATATTAAAATGGTAGATAGTTATATAGAGCAGAAACATTTAAGTGATGATATTAAATCTGAAAAAACACAATATAGTGCAAAAAAAGGGGTTTATTACAAAGAAGTTGTCTTTAAAGATGAACCTCATATGACATATGTCATTCAACCTATAGGAACACGTAAAGGTATCTTTGCTGAAGGCTTTGATACTGAAACTAAAAAAAGTATTAAAGATGCAAAACATAATTATTTTAACCAAAATTTCAAACCTTAATTTCGCATTAAATGAGGATTAATATTTTACAAGTAATGAAAAATAAGGAGAACAGAATTCATAATGATTTCTGATCTCCTTTTTATAGTATTTTTAATTATTTTAGCTTGATTGAATAGTATATATATAGTTAGCTTTAAAAATTTTATATCCCATTTCATAATTATCTGATATAATTAAGCGATGTCAGATGAAGGGGGTTTCAACATGGCTCTGTTCAAGAGAAAAATTAGTTTACCGATGCAGGTTATCATCGCATTGGTGCTAGGTGTAGTTGTAGGTTTATTATTATTTGGACAAGATAACGTAGCAAATTATATAAAACCGTTCGGTGATGTTTTCTTAAATTTAATTAAAATGATCATCATACCGATTGTATTCTGTGCATTAGCATTATCTATATCTAACTTAGGGGACTCAAAGAAGATAGGTAGCTATGGATGGAAAGCAATTCTTTACTTTGAAATTATAACAACAATCGCCATTGGTTTAGGACTAATCATTGGTAACTTATTCAAACCAGGTGCTGGTTTAGATCCAGACAAATTACCTAAAGGCGATATTTCTAAATATCAATCATCTGCATCCGCAGCAGAACAATCTACATATGGCAATCACTTTATTGATACCATTGTAAATATTGTACCAACAAACATATTTGAAGCATTAACTAAAGGTGAATTATTACCAATCATCTTCTT contains the following coding sequences:
- a CDS encoding nitrate/nitrite transporter; the protein is MYKTKGGFQLTLQTLSLVVGFMAWSIISPLMPYISQDVKVNPGQLSIILAIPVILGSILRVPFGYLTNIIGAKWVFFCSFVILLFPIFFLGQAQTPGMLMLSGFFLGVGGAIFSVGVTSVPKYFSKDKVGLANGIYGMGNIGTAVSSFLAPPIAGIIGWQTTVRSYLIIIAIFAILMFIFGDKNEPKVKVPLASQFKKLSSNYKLYYLSLWYFITFGAFVAFGLFLPNYLVNNFGIDKVDAGIRSGVFIALATFLRPIGGILGDKFNAVKVLMIDFIIMIVGAVILGISSHIALFTIGCLTISICAGLGNGLIFKLVPSYFAKESGAANGIVSMMGGLGGFFPPLVITYVTGLTGSSHLAFILLAIFGVLAFITMGHLYKKEYAK
- a CDS encoding Hsp20/alpha crystallin family protein encodes the protein MNNREFFEQSIFKNNPKDVFRDLGEQVFNQFSSKSFPTNIYNQTNQYVLEAELPGVNKSEIELKFEHAALTIKVQKHVSEQTGSVQLSERASGELVRHFEFNDIDKSQIKASYEDGILVVILPKEVSAQDQSTTITVE
- the narJ gene encoding nitrate reductase molybdenum cofactor assembly chaperone, which produces MINLQQFHYYQESFGYIAQQLNFPEKLTFHPKTFEETIEPSHPGYDDLVKYREIMHQFTLSEIKAIYTDTFDFNKKSPLYMTYNKFDTQKERGQMLAKLKVLYEMFGLKMVDNELSDYLPLMLQFLHVASWQNDPRAEGNIELVIMIIEDGTYEMANHLAQDNNPYAYVIRALRNTLKACLEIPNEVTSHA
- the nreB gene encoding nitrate respiration regulation sensor histidine kinase NreB (Involved in the regulation of the the nitrate reductase operon narGHJI): MLDVDNLDLENLLKKYYEKTNEKIVFVNKDGKVIAMNDAAEEIISKDNNYSAMTNAICNRCEGYSNEFALQSCINCYLDTTKPNDMNFQVFMKTVDNKIQPFTASYQCIDDEAQIYAFTLQDISPQIERQEKMYQRQMLRKTIAAQENERKRISRELHDSVVQEMLNVDVELRLLKYQQDMAQLIEKSEHIELLMSNLINDIRDLSVELRPSSLDDLGLEAAFKSYFKQLEYNYGLNVVYQSNIQTIRFDSEIETVVYRVVQEAIFNALKYAGVYEVEVTIQQTEEGLIAEIIDRGKGFDPNLKPQGTGLGLYGMNERAELVKGTVNIETHIGKGTIITLEVPV
- the nreC gene encoding nitrate respiration regulation response regulator NreC (Involved in the regulation of the the nitrate reductase operon narGHJI), yielding MKIVIADDHAVVRTGFSMILNFQEDMEVVATAADGGEAYQKVMEHKPDVLIMDLSMPPGESGLIATSKISESFPETKILILTMYDDEEYLFHVLRNGAKGYILKNAPDEQLLLAVRTVYKGETYVDMKLTTSLVNEFVNHKHSDDVSTNDPFKILSKRELEILPLIAKGYGNKDIAEKLFVSVKTVEAHKTHIMTKLDLKSKPELVEYALKKKLLDF
- the narH gene encoding nitrate reductase subunit beta, encoding MKIKAQIAMVLNLDKCIGCHTCSVTCKNTWTNRPGAEYMWFNNVETKPGVGYPKRWEDQEHYKGGWVLNKKGKLELKSGSRWTKMALGKIFYNPDMPLIKDYYEPWTYNYEHLTTAKEGKHSPVAKAHSLISGEKLNLEWGPNWEDDLAGAHITGPEDPNIQKIEEDIKFQFDETFMMYLPRLCEHCLNPSCVASCPSGAMYKRDEDGIVLVDQDACRGWRYCMTGCPYKKVYFNWKTNKAEKCTFCFPRIEAGLPTVCSETCTGRMRYLGVLLYDADRVHEAASAENEKDLYEKQLDIFLNPFDEEVIEQAEKDGISYEWIEAAQNSPVYKLAIEYKLAFPLHPEFRTMPMVWYCPPLSPIMSYFEGKNAGQNPDMIFPAIEEMRLPIEYLANLFTAGDVQPVKESLQKMAMMRSYMRSQVTGKEFDTSKLERLGLSEIQTKDMYRLLGLAKYEDRFVVPTSHKETYLDTYHAQGSQGYGGEYFGDNCEGCGVPVGSGKTGQEIYNENFYGGIFRD
- the narI gene encoding respiratory nitrate reductase subunit gamma, with amino-acid sequence MLNQFLWIIFPYLCVAIFIVGHIARYKYDQFSWTAKSSEFLEKKQLKWGSLLFHLGIIPVFFGHVVGLAIPAKWIDGLGVSEEMYHFGAVYIGSIFGIMTFIGMLLLTARRITIKNVRKLSSASDIFVNFLLILIIFMGCYSTLVTNAMVSDFDYRQTISIWFRHLFTFSPDASLMTSVPLSFKIHILLGFTILACWPFTRLVHVWSVPLSYTNRRYIVYRKHKTRS
- the nreA gene encoding nitrate respiration regulation accessory nitrate sensor NreA, with the translated sequence MITNPVFEKQDFQQQLNNLRVSEGYDFAGVALYEHHMTSAPIKWHYVSGNLNDRYKMIILRKGRGLAGMVMKTGKRMIIADVVASLSPEDKIKYPILIAENLTAMVAIPLCYNNQVYGVLLLGQRDGKSLPDYETLDISGKLWTFSEEM
- a CDS encoding MarR family winged helix-turn-helix transcriptional regulator, which codes for MYIKDSYLSNQLCFLLYVTSKEVIKKYTYYLKKHDLTYTSFMVIMAIENEEKINIKSLGRRVFLDSGTLTPLLKKLEKKGYVQRMREKEDERNLQITLTESGINIKPTLKAISDQVFEDFDISQDEKDNLVNSLKHVISNNFDYTTH
- a CDS encoding DUF3139 domain-containing protein, with amino-acid sequence MSKKQKWIRICIILAISLVVAIAFFFAMKTYQGHRNIKMVDSYIEQKHLSDDIKSEKTQYSAKKGVYYKEVVFKDEPHMTYVIQPIGTRKGIFAEGFDTETKKSIKDAKHNYFNQNFKP